One window of the Nocardia huaxiensis genome contains the following:
- a CDS encoding CocE/NonD family hydrolase — protein MAHPHDVSLTSALPAPGPALPPNARFELGPVIHPKVRVRRGVGIRLSDGTILSADITRPADRRGRAITEPLPTVISITPYNKTLLTRADPLIDAVTAAGPWVYRLVKPSAHGRAGGREMLRTLGGGLLESIRANRTLISRGYVHVSVDVRGTGTSTGRLQVMSEREQQDHLEVLAWVREQPWCNGDLAMTGISYLAITALLTAGHRPEGLKAVFAIVGSEDGTKDLILTGGMQSTFTPVWLAAVNGGKWLPSVPGLLKSGAALRYLRDRLASPLTRIPDVVGAILDDAHPEHFYNADAHARRPRLENIAAATWIQAGWHDVFAHSVPGLHNRLDLPAGAAQLVVEDSYHVGVGTGFGSPDHPQRLDELQCAFFDRWVKGIDNGIDEYGPVTVRQLGGDWVSRAGYPHPAARVRREFLSAQPSGAGAHAAADGSLHAEPDRHQRRIRLPRKRPQLASQTSSWINMGLTTALGRDWSIDDRGYEAAAVTFTGAPLAEDLVISGPLSLRLRVVTTGTDAFWAVTVCDVAPDGTSSVIARGALRSTRRAVDEAASRYVDGHLVAPEHPLTADSVLPVTPGVPHDLDIDTTATEAVLRAGHRLRVAVTRGSWPRYWATPAVARRLKEQSIVLDPRHPSALTYLATPAAAGAAEDLPA, from the coding sequence ATGGCGCATCCACACGATGTCTCGCTGACCTCCGCGCTACCGGCCCCCGGCCCCGCGCTGCCGCCGAACGCGCGGTTCGAGCTCGGTCCCGTCATCCACCCGAAAGTGCGGGTGCGGCGCGGCGTCGGAATCCGGTTGAGCGACGGCACGATTCTCTCCGCGGACATCACCCGCCCCGCCGACCGCCGCGGGCGCGCGATCACCGAACCGCTGCCCACGGTCATCAGCATCACCCCCTACAACAAGACCCTGCTGACCCGCGCCGACCCGCTCATCGATGCCGTCACCGCCGCGGGTCCGTGGGTGTATCGCCTGGTGAAACCATCCGCGCACGGTCGCGCGGGCGGGCGGGAGATGCTGCGCACGCTGGGCGGCGGCCTGCTGGAGTCGATCCGCGCCAATCGGACGCTCATCTCACGCGGCTACGTCCACGTCTCGGTGGACGTGCGCGGCACCGGCACCTCCACCGGACGCCTGCAGGTCATGTCCGAGCGCGAACAGCAGGATCATCTGGAGGTACTGGCCTGGGTGCGCGAACAACCCTGGTGCAATGGCGATCTCGCCATGACCGGCATCTCCTATCTGGCCATCACCGCACTGCTCACCGCCGGGCACCGGCCCGAGGGGCTCAAGGCCGTCTTCGCCATCGTCGGCTCCGAGGACGGCACCAAGGATCTGATCCTCACCGGCGGCATGCAGTCCACGTTCACGCCCGTCTGGCTGGCGGCGGTCAATGGCGGCAAATGGCTGCCGTCGGTGCCGGGACTGCTGAAATCCGGTGCCGCGCTGCGTTATCTGCGGGACCGGCTGGCCAGCCCGCTGACCCGGATCCCCGATGTGGTGGGTGCGATCCTCGACGACGCGCACCCCGAGCACTTCTACAACGCGGACGCGCATGCCCGCCGGCCCCGGCTGGAGAACATCGCCGCCGCCACCTGGATCCAGGCCGGCTGGCACGACGTCTTCGCGCATTCGGTTCCCGGCCTGCACAATCGGCTCGACCTCCCGGCCGGGGCGGCACAGCTGGTGGTGGAGGACAGTTATCACGTCGGGGTGGGCACCGGCTTCGGCAGTCCCGACCATCCGCAGCGGCTCGACGAATTGCAGTGCGCCTTCTTCGATCGCTGGGTCAAGGGCATCGACAACGGTATCGACGAATACGGGCCGGTCACCGTCCGCCAGCTGGGCGGAGACTGGGTGAGCCGGGCGGGCTATCCGCATCCGGCGGCGCGGGTGCGGCGCGAGTTCCTGTCGGCGCAACCCAGCGGGGCGGGCGCGCACGCCGCCGCCGACGGCTCCCTGCACGCCGAACCCGACCGGCATCAGCGTCGAATTCGGTTGCCGCGCAAGCGTCCCCAGCTGGCATCGCAGACCAGCAGCTGGATCAACATGGGCCTGACCACTGCGCTCGGCCGCGACTGGTCCATCGACGACCGCGGGTACGAGGCCGCCGCGGTCACCTTCACCGGTGCGCCGTTGGCCGAGGACCTGGTCATCTCCGGTCCGCTCAGCCTGCGCCTGCGCGTGGTGACCACCGGGACCGACGCCTTCTGGGCGGTCACCGTGTGCGATGTCGCGCCCGACGGCACCTCCTCGGTGATCGCCCGCGGCGCACTGCGTTCCACGCGTCGCGCCGTCGACGAGGCCGCCAGCCGCTACGTGGACGGCCACCTGGTGGCCCCCGAGCACCCGCTGACCGCCGACTCGGTGCTGCCCGTAACCCCCGGTGTCCCACACGATCTCGATATCGACACCACCGCGACCGAGGCCGTCCTGCGCGCCGGGCACCGGCTGCGGGTCGCGGTCACGCGCGGCAGCTGGCCGCGCTATTGGGCGACGCCCGCGGTGGCGCGCCGCCTGAAGGAACAGTCCATCGTCCTGGACCCGCGCCACCCCAGCGCGCTGACCTATCTGGCGACCCCGGCGGCCGCCGGGGCGGCCGAAGATCTGCCCGCGTGA